In a genomic window of Cyanobacteriota bacterium:
- a CDS encoding Orange carotenoid protein: MGFNLSRFSSAHVVARDVLGVASGAVSVVAQFQRLCADDQMDVFWHIYTDLSYLVMPAAPSSSRSQQVEGLLQQVQAMAHVEQLQAVRTLFTKGDSLISRAYGALSPTTKLAFWYHLANLMA; this comes from the coding sequence ATGGGTTTCAACTTATCACGTTTCTCCAGTGCTCACGTAGTAGCCAGGGATGTATTAGGGGTGGCATCGGGAGCAGTATCGGTCGTAGCTCAGTTTCAGAGGCTATGCGCCGACGACCAGATGGATGTCTTCTGGCATATATACACAGATCTGAGCTACTTGGTGATGCCTGCGGCTCCTAGTTCTAGCCGATCGCAGCAGGTAGAGGGCTTGTTGCAGCAGGTTCAAGCAATGGCTCACGTTGAACAGTTGCAAGCTGTTCGGACACTGTTTACTAAGGGTGACTCCTTGATCTCTAGGGCCTATGGTGCACTCAGCCCAACTACCAAGCTTGCATTTTGGTACCACTTGGCGAATCTGATGGCCG